From one Deinococcus sp. JMULE3 genomic stretch:
- a CDS encoding histidine phosphatase family protein: protein MSELRLIRHGQATPFEADTDRLSPLGETQARAVGAAFQAEGWVPTHVLHGPLVRQRRSAGLAAGQASGWPAATQDARLAEFDGDGLIRTLAPLLAARDDAFAAQVAAFRASDPQTRNSTFQALLETVAAAWQAGTLTHPDVETWAAFRARVLAALADTLALPGGSRVAVFTSGGVIGLTLARVLDATDATALRLNWRVRNASVTRLTFGGGRVSLDSFNEEAHLPPAERSWR from the coding sequence GTGAGTGAACTGCGGCTGATCCGCCACGGGCAGGCCACGCCGTTCGAGGCCGACACCGACCGTCTGTCCCCGCTGGGCGAGACCCAGGCCCGCGCGGTCGGCGCGGCGTTCCAGGCGGAGGGCTGGGTGCCCACGCACGTCCTGCACGGCCCCCTCGTGCGGCAGCGGCGCAGCGCGGGGCTGGCGGCCGGGCAGGCGAGCGGCTGGCCTGCTGCGACCCAGGACGCCCGGCTGGCCGAGTTCGACGGGGACGGCCTGATCCGTACACTGGCGCCGCTGCTGGCCGCGCGGGACGACGCGTTCGCCGCGCAGGTCGCCGCCTTCCGCGCCAGCGACCCCCAGACGCGCAACAGCACCTTCCAGGCGCTGCTGGAGACGGTCGCGGCCGCGTGGCAGGCGGGCACCCTGACCCACCCGGACGTGGAGACGTGGGCGGCGTTTCGCGCGCGGGTTCTCGCGGCCCTGGCGGACACGCTGGCCCTGCCCGGCGGGAGCCGCGTGGCGGTCTTCACGAGTGGCGGCGTGATCGGCCTGACGCTCGCCCGCGTGCTGGACGCCACGGACGCCACGGCCCTGCGCCTGAACTGGCGGGTGCGCAACGCCAGCGTCACCCGCCTGACCTTCGGCGGTGGGCGCGTCAGCCTGGACAGTTTCAACGAGGAGGCGCACCTGCCGCCCGCCGAGCGGTCATGGCGGTGA
- a CDS encoding phosphotransferase family protein, whose product MTAPDAAPVRPGEELPLEALREALRGRVPGDVEALEVLQFPGGFSNLTYLLRLGEQEYVLRRAPLGPLPKGAHDMTREANLLSRIHPVLPVAPAPLLVVEDAGVIGSPFYLMERRRGTVVRTSLPPEYRDLPDAPERLGAALIDTLADLHAVDVSAAGLRDLGKPEGFNRRQVDGWAGRWRRAREALQDTGDLPPPAELRDELVIAWLEAHTPTETAHALVHNDFKLDNLMLDPHDPGRVVALLDWEMTTLGDPLVDLGLTLTYWTMPELPGGAPNRVGAAAPGFPDRDELVARYEARSGRRVADALPWFEVLGHFKLAVIVIQIFARYRLGQTQDPRFAPLAAQAAWLMRRAWELIRTQDARE is encoded by the coding sequence TTGACCGCGCCGGACGCCGCGCCCGTCCGCCCCGGCGAGGAACTCCCGCTGGAGGCGCTGCGGGAGGCCCTGCGCGGCCGGGTGCCCGGCGACGTGGAGGCGCTGGAGGTCCTGCAGTTCCCCGGGGGCTTCTCGAACCTGACGTACCTGCTGCGCCTGGGTGAGCAGGAGTACGTGCTGCGCCGCGCGCCGCTGGGGCCGCTCCCGAAGGGCGCGCACGACATGACCCGCGAGGCGAACCTGCTCTCCCGCATCCACCCGGTGCTGCCGGTCGCCCCGGCGCCGCTGCTGGTCGTGGAGGACGCGGGCGTGATCGGCAGCCCGTTCTACCTGATGGAGCGGCGGCGCGGGACGGTCGTGCGGACCAGCCTCCCGCCCGAGTACCGCGACCTCCCGGACGCGCCGGAGCGGCTGGGCGCGGCCCTCATTGATACGCTGGCGGACCTGCACGCGGTGGACGTGAGTGCCGCGGGGTTACGTGACCTGGGGAAACCCGAGGGCTTCAACCGCCGTCAGGTGGACGGCTGGGCGGGCCGCTGGCGCCGCGCCCGCGAGGCTCTCCAGGACACCGGGGACCTCCCCCCACCTGCCGAGCTGCGCGACGAACTGGTGATCGCGTGGCTGGAGGCGCACACGCCCACGGAAACGGCGCACGCGCTGGTCCACAACGACTTCAAGCTGGACAACCTGATGCTCGACCCCCACGATCCGGGCCGGGTGGTGGCGCTGCTGGACTGGGAGATGACCACGCTGGGCGACCCGCTGGTGGACCTGGGCCTGACCCTGACGTACTGGACGATGCCGGAGCTGCCCGGCGGCGCGCCCAACCGCGTCGGGGCGGCGGCGCCGGGCTTTCCGGACCGGGACGAGCTGGTGGCCCGTTACGAGGCCCGCAGCGGGCGACGCGTGGCGGACGCGCTGCCGTGGTTCGAGGTGCTGGGGCACTTCAAGCTCGCGGTGATCGTCATCCAGATCTTCGCCCGTTACCGCCTGGGGCAGACGCAGGACCCGCGCTTCGCGCCGCTGGCCGCGCAGGCCGCGTGGCTGATGCGCCGCGCCTGGGAGCTGATCCGGACGCAGGACGCGCGTGAGTGA
- a CDS encoding SDR family oxidoreductase, which translates to MDFERKVIVVTGAASGIGKALAAAFVQEGATVVASDRNAELGAQEAAVIGARFIAADVGQEAGVKGLIDDVLAQEGRIDLFCSNAGIAVGEGPDTPDRVWDLIQRVNVMSHVWAARHVLPHMLERGDGYLLNTASAAGLLTELHSAPYAVTKHAALAFAEWLSITYGDRGIKVAALCPEGVWTPMIQNAPLLQQTAITTDELVARTLEVLRADGFLITTHPSTLKGFQLKAADYDGWIGKMRHLRGKAMALLHAQQDGAEAGEASR; encoded by the coding sequence ATGGACTTTGAACGGAAAGTGATCGTGGTGACGGGCGCGGCGTCAGGGATCGGGAAGGCGCTGGCGGCGGCGTTCGTGCAGGAGGGCGCGACGGTGGTCGCCTCGGACCGCAACGCGGAGCTGGGCGCGCAGGAGGCGGCCGTGATCGGGGCGCGCTTCATCGCGGCGGACGTGGGGCAGGAGGCGGGCGTGAAGGGCCTGATCGACGACGTGCTGGCGCAGGAGGGCCGCATCGACCTCTTCTGTTCGAATGCGGGCATCGCGGTGGGGGAGGGGCCGGACACCCCGGACCGCGTGTGGGATCTGATCCAGCGGGTGAACGTCATGAGTCACGTCTGGGCGGCGCGGCACGTCCTGCCGCACATGCTGGAGCGGGGGGACGGGTACCTGCTGAACACCGCGTCGGCAGCGGGCCTGCTGACGGAATTGCACTCCGCGCCATACGCCGTGACCAAGCACGCCGCGCTGGCGTTCGCGGAGTGGCTGAGCATCACGTACGGTGACCGGGGCATCAAGGTCGCCGCGCTGTGCCCGGAAGGCGTGTGGACGCCCATGATCCAGAACGCGCCCCTGCTGCAGCAGACGGCCATCACGACCGACGAACTGGTCGCGAGGACGCTGGAGGTGCTGCGCGCCGACGGGTTCCTGATCACCACGCACCCCAGCACCCTGAAAGGATTCCAGCTCAAGGCGGCGGATTACGACGGCTGGATCGGGAAGATGCGGCACCTGCGCGGCAAGGCCATGGCGTTGCTGCACGCCCAGCAGGACGGGGCAGAGGCGGGGGAGGCGAGCCGTTGA
- a CDS encoding SDR family oxidoreductase — translation MDLNQAVAVVTGSASGIGRALAARLAQEGAVVVASDRNAEAGAREAAAIGARFVPADVGQEAGVKALIDDVLAHEGRVDLLCSNAGLAVGNGLEAQDALWDVSWRVNVLSHVWGARHVLPHMLARGSGTLLQTVSAAGLLTEVHSAPYAVTKHEALAFAEWLAITYGDRGISVAALCPEWVQTPLIAGAPHLQAGAITPEEVAGAAVTGLRSGQFLITTHPMTVRAFQARANSHDRWLGRVRDLSRQTTEQLAGGHAFPDALEG, via the coding sequence ATGGACTTGAATCAGGCGGTGGCGGTGGTGACGGGGTCGGCGTCCGGGATCGGTCGGGCGCTGGCGGCGCGGCTGGCGCAGGAGGGCGCGGTGGTGGTGGCGTCCGACCGGAACGCGGAGGCCGGGGCGCGTGAGGCGGCAGCGATCGGCGCGCGGTTCGTGCCGGCCGACGTGGGGCAGGAGGCCGGGGTGAAGGCCCTGATCGACGACGTGCTGGCGCACGAGGGCCGCGTCGACCTGCTGTGCTCGAACGCGGGACTGGCCGTCGGGAACGGTCTGGAGGCGCAGGACGCGTTGTGGGACGTGTCGTGGCGCGTGAATGTCCTGAGTCACGTGTGGGGCGCGCGGCACGTGTTGCCGCACATGCTCGCGCGCGGGAGCGGCACGCTGTTGCAGACGGTGTCGGCGGCGGGCCTGCTGACCGAGGTGCATTCCGCGCCGTACGCGGTGACGAAGCATGAGGCGCTGGCCTTCGCGGAGTGGCTGGCGATCACGTACGGGGACCGGGGCATCAGCGTGGCGGCGCTGTGCCCGGAGTGGGTGCAGACGCCCCTGATCGCGGGCGCGCCGCACCTGCAGGCCGGGGCGATCACGCCCGAGGAGGTCGCCGGGGCGGCCGTGACTGGCCTGCGGTCGGGGCAGTTCCTGATCACGACGCATCCGATGACCGTGCGGGCCTTCCAGGCGCGCGCGAATTCGCATGACCGCTGGCTGGGCCGCGTGCGGGACCTGTCGCGGCAGACGACCGAACAACTCGCCGGGGGCCACGCGTTCCCGGATGCACTGGAGGGCTGA
- a CDS encoding acyl-CoA dehydrogenase family protein — translation MTMFDVSPRARDLHARLTAFMDAHIYPNEAEVARQIESGNRWEHLPIIDELKPKARAEGLWNLFLPPASDPDGTFGPGLSNLEYAGLCEVMGRVWWAPEVFNCSAPDTGNMEVLARYGTPEQQEQWLIPLLNGEIRSAFSMTEPDVASSDATNIQSSITRDGDEYVVNGDKWWTSGAGDPRCKISIFMGKTDPSAERHRQQSMILVPLDAPGVTKERMLTVFGYDDAPHGHAQMTFRDVRVPAANLLLGEGRGFEIAQGRLGPGRIHHCMRLIGQAERALDLMVQRAASRTAFGKPLTGHQHVREAIAASRMEIDQARLLTLHAAHMMDTVGNKEARGQIAAIKVVAPNVALRVIDRAIQVFGGAGVSQDTPLAMMYAQARTLRLADGPDIVHAETVAKEELRRQGVSGRR, via the coding sequence ATGACGATGTTCGACGTGTCCCCCCGCGCCCGTGACCTGCACGCGCGCCTCACCGCGTTCATGGACGCGCACATCTACCCCAACGAGGCCGAGGTCGCCCGGCAGATCGAGTCGGGGAACCGCTGGGAGCACCTCCCGATCATCGACGAACTGAAACCGAAGGCGCGTGCCGAGGGCCTGTGGAACCTGTTCCTGCCGCCCGCCAGCGACCCGGACGGCACCTTCGGGCCGGGCCTGTCGAACCTGGAGTACGCGGGCCTGTGCGAGGTCATGGGCCGCGTCTGGTGGGCGCCGGAGGTGTTCAACTGCTCGGCGCCCGACACCGGGAACATGGAGGTCCTGGCCCGCTACGGCACGCCCGAGCAGCAGGAGCAGTGGCTGATCCCGCTGCTGAACGGCGAGATCCGCAGCGCGTTCTCCATGACCGAACCCGACGTCGCCTCAAGCGACGCGACGAACATTCAGTCCAGCATCACCCGCGATGGGGACGAGTACGTCGTGAACGGCGACAAGTGGTGGACGAGCGGCGCCGGGGACCCCCGCTGCAAGATCAGCATCTTCATGGGCAAGACTGACCCGAGTGCCGAACGGCACCGCCAGCAGAGCATGATCCTGGTGCCCCTGGACGCGCCGGGCGTCACGAAGGAACGCATGCTGACCGTGTTCGGGTACGACGACGCCCCGCACGGCCACGCGCAGATGACCTTCCGTGACGTGCGCGTGCCCGCCGCGAACCTCCTGCTCGGCGAGGGACGCGGTTTCGAGATCGCGCAGGGCCGCCTCGGGCCGGGCCGCATCCACCACTGCATGCGCCTGATCGGACAGGCCGAACGCGCCCTGGATCTCATGGTGCAGCGCGCCGCGTCCCGTACCGCGTTCGGCAAACCCCTCACCGGGCACCAGCACGTCCGCGAGGCCATCGCCGCGAGCCGCATGGAGATCGACCAGGCTCGCCTGCTGACTCTGCACGCCGCGCACATGATGGACACCGTCGGGAACAAGGAGGCGCGCGGGCAGATCGCCGCGATCAAGGTCGTCGCGCCGAACGTCGCGCTGCGCGTCATCGACCGCGCCATTCAGGTGTTCGGCGGGGCGGGCGTCAGCCAGGACACGCCCCTGGCGATGATGTACGCCCAGGCGCGCACCCTGCGCCTCGCGGACGGCCCGGACATCGTGCACGCCGAGACGGTCGCCAAGGAAGAACTGCGCCGCCAGGGCGTCAGCGGACGCCGCTGA
- a CDS encoding PaaI family thioesterase, with product MLSMAQGVLDAQPFSTLVGARATRFTPDEVEVRLALRPDLTQHHGFAHGGLQATLADITLTFMGAAALGPSVLTSEFKINFLRPAQGDTLIGRGSVISAGKRQAVTRCDLYAAQDGQEKLVATALGTIARADVP from the coding sequence ATGCTCTCCATGGCGCAGGGCGTGCTGGACGCCCAACCGTTCAGCACCCTCGTTGGCGCCCGCGCGACTCGCTTCACCCCCGACGAGGTCGAGGTGCGTCTCGCCCTGCGGCCCGACCTGACGCAACACCACGGCTTCGCGCACGGTGGCCTCCAGGCGACGCTGGCGGACATCACCCTGACGTTCATGGGGGCCGCCGCGCTGGGGCCGAGCGTCCTGACGAGTGAATTCAAGATCAACTTCCTGCGGCCCGCGCAGGGCGACACCCTGATCGGACGCGGCAGCGTCATCAGCGCCGGGAAACGGCAGGCCGTGACCCGCTGCGACCTCTACGCCGCGCAGGACGGTCAGGAGAAACTCGTCGCCACGGCACTGGGCACCATCGCCCGCGCGGACGTGCCATGA
- a CDS encoding MaoC family dehydratase, which translates to MTTPTGLRPDELAAHVGQQVALSDWVEVTQDRIQAFADATGDHQFIHVDPERAAQGPFGGTIAHGFLTLSLLAGEFMTCGGSPHIDGARMTVNYGLNRVRFIAPVRAGARLRNRAVLQSAEPGQGFVQITVANTIEIDGADKPACTAESVYRVYL; encoded by the coding sequence ATGACCACCCCCACCGGACTCCGACCGGACGAACTGGCCGCGCACGTCGGGCAGCAGGTCGCGCTGTCCGACTGGGTGGAGGTCACCCAGGACCGCATCCAGGCGTTCGCGGACGCCACGGGCGACCACCAGTTCATCCACGTCGACCCCGAACGGGCCGCGCAGGGCCCCTTCGGCGGCACCATCGCGCACGGGTTCCTGACCCTGTCGCTGCTGGCCGGGGAGTTCATGACGTGCGGCGGCAGCCCCCACATCGACGGCGCGCGGATGACCGTCAACTACGGCCTGAACCGCGTGCGCTTCATCGCGCCCGTCCGCGCCGGAGCACGCCTGCGCAACCGCGCCGTGCTCCAGTCCGCCGAACCGGGCCAGGGTTTTGTTCAGATCACGGTCGCGAACACCATCGAGATCGACGGGGCCGATAAACCCGCCTGCACCGCCGAGAGCGTCTACCGGGTCTACCTGTGA
- a CDS encoding SDR family oxidoreductase, which produces MALKDLFNLTGKVALITGGSRGLGLQIAEALGEYGATVVLTARKAHELDEAKAHLASMGITAHVYPNDLGAFDTIDPLVERIHAEVGPIDILVNNAGATWGSPTVDHPMEAWMKVMNVNVNGLFLITQSVLKRCMLPAGKGRIVNVASVAGLQGNDPRMAPTVAYNTSKGAVVNFTRALAAEMADKGVTVNSICPGYFPTKMTKGTLAYGEQNILESTPMHRLGTDEDLKGLALLLASDASAYMTGQNIAVDGGAGVV; this is translated from the coding sequence ATGGCCCTGAAAGACCTGTTCAACCTGACCGGCAAGGTCGCCCTCATCACCGGCGGCAGCCGCGGCCTCGGCCTCCAGATCGCCGAGGCGCTCGGCGAATACGGCGCGACCGTCGTCCTCACCGCCCGCAAAGCCCACGAACTCGACGAAGCCAAAGCGCACCTCGCCTCCATGGGCATCACCGCGCACGTCTACCCCAACGACCTGGGCGCCTTCGACACCATTGATCCGCTCGTGGAACGCATCCACGCCGAGGTCGGCCCCATCGACATCCTCGTGAACAACGCCGGGGCCACCTGGGGCTCCCCGACCGTCGACCACCCCATGGAGGCGTGGATGAAGGTCATGAACGTCAACGTGAACGGCCTGTTCCTCATCACCCAGAGCGTCCTGAAACGCTGCATGCTCCCCGCCGGGAAGGGCCGCATCGTGAACGTCGCGTCGGTCGCCGGGCTGCAGGGCAACGACCCCCGCATGGCCCCCACCGTCGCGTACAACACCAGCAAGGGCGCCGTCGTGAACTTCACCCGCGCCCTGGCCGCCGAGATGGCCGACAAGGGCGTCACCGTGAACAGCATCTGCCCCGGGTACTTCCCCACCAAGATGACCAAGGGGACCCTGGCGTACGGCGAGCAGAACATCCTGGAATCCACGCCCATGCACCGCCTCGGCACCGACGAGGACCTCAAGGGCCTCGCGCTGCTCCTCGCCAGCGACGCCAGCGCCTACATGACCGGGCAGAACATCGCCGTGGACGGCGGCGCCGGCGTCGTATGA
- a CDS encoding glycosyltransferase yields the protein MSYPAFEQWRDVPLPRVTLSIVVPAYNESERILPTLAAFAVAVSAIGEPWELIVSDDGSRDGTADLVGALPWANLRVIRHANTGKGGAVRRGVRAARGDLILFADADNSTPIEELPRLIAAVRAGAHVAIGSRAAEGAEEVGKSPLRRLVSGGLRRVTRVLTGVTAEDTQCGFKLFRGEVARDLFRRGVLDGFSFDLELLYLAARDGLRVVEVPVRWVDAPDSKVDPVKDSVKFLKDVLMLRRLHGSGHPRRDGLHLAVVTAYPPGRRSLNEYGLHLSRVLADKPEVGHMTILADRLPAGQEAADAPNVRRVWDFNDPLSAARLLLALRRARPDAVIFNLQMASFGDRRVPAALGLLTPMLARALGTPSVTLLHNLFETVDLDRAGFGGNPLKVKVTRAFGRLFTRALLASNLVATTLPRYVKLLREEYGAQNVFLAPHGTFQLPLPPQPFPEVPTVMTFGKFGTYKRVEVLIEAHRRLLERDPRTRLVIAGSDTPNAPGYLAGVQAQFADVPNITFTGYVAEEDVPRVFSDSTVVAFPYNATTGSSGVLHQAGEFGRGAVMPNIGDLADLIQDEGYRAEFFEPEDPESLADALWRVLSDPRQAAALGDANWRVASSLPLSDVADWYLLHIEDLTGAAPGPSPRAQEAQA from the coding sequence GTGTCGTATCCCGCGTTTGAGCAGTGGCGTGACGTGCCGCTGCCCCGAGTCACCCTGAGTATCGTCGTGCCCGCGTACAACGAGTCCGAGCGGATCCTGCCGACCCTGGCGGCGTTCGCGGTGGCGGTCAGCGCCATCGGCGAGCCGTGGGAACTGATCGTCAGTGACGACGGCAGCCGCGACGGCACCGCCGACCTGGTCGGGGCGCTGCCCTGGGCGAACCTGCGCGTGATCCGGCACGCGAACACCGGCAAGGGCGGCGCGGTCCGCCGGGGCGTGCGCGCCGCGCGCGGCGACCTGATCCTGTTCGCGGACGCGGACAACAGCACGCCCATCGAGGAACTGCCGCGCCTGATCGCGGCGGTCCGCGCCGGGGCGCACGTCGCGATCGGGTCGCGCGCCGCCGAGGGCGCCGAGGAGGTCGGCAAGAGCCCCCTGCGGCGGCTGGTGTCCGGCGGGCTGCGGCGCGTGACGCGGGTGCTGACCGGCGTGACCGCCGAGGACACCCAGTGCGGCTTCAAGCTGTTCCGGGGCGAGGTGGCCCGCGACCTGTTCCGGCGCGGCGTGCTCGACGGGTTCTCCTTCGACCTGGAACTTCTGTACCTCGCGGCGCGTGACGGTCTGCGCGTCGTGGAGGTCCCGGTCCGCTGGGTGGACGCCCCGGACAGCAAGGTGGATCCCGTGAAAGACTCCGTGAAGTTCCTCAAGGACGTCCTGATGCTGCGCCGCCTGCACGGCAGCGGCCACCCGCGCCGCGACGGGCTGCACCTGGCAGTCGTCACGGCGTACCCGCCGGGGCGGCGCAGCCTGAACGAGTACGGCCTGCACCTCTCGCGGGTGCTGGCGGACAAGCCCGAGGTGGGACACATGACCATCCTGGCCGACCGGCTGCCCGCCGGGCAGGAGGCCGCCGACGCTCCGAACGTGCGGCGCGTGTGGGACTTCAACGATCCGCTGTCGGCGGCGCGGCTGCTGCTGGCGCTGCGCCGCGCGCGGCCCGACGCGGTGATCTTCAACCTGCAGATGGCGAGTTTCGGGGACCGGCGCGTCCCGGCGGCGCTGGGGCTGCTCACGCCCATGCTGGCGCGGGCGCTGGGGACGCCCAGCGTGACGCTGCTGCACAACCTGTTCGAGACGGTGGACCTGGACCGCGCGGGCTTCGGCGGGAATCCGCTGAAGGTGAAGGTCACGCGGGCGTTCGGGCGGCTGTTCACGCGGGCGCTGCTCGCGTCGAACCTCGTGGCGACGACCCTGCCGCGTTACGTGAAGCTGCTGCGCGAGGAGTACGGCGCCCAGAACGTGTTCCTCGCGCCGCACGGGACGTTCCAGCTGCCCCTCCCGCCGCAGCCGTTCCCGGAGGTGCCGACCGTGATGACCTTCGGGAAGTTCGGGACGTACAAGCGCGTGGAGGTGCTGATCGAGGCCCACCGCCGCCTGCTGGAACGCGATCCGCGCACGCGGCTGGTGATCGCCGGGAGTGACACGCCGAACGCGCCGGGGTACCTCGCGGGCGTGCAGGCGCAGTTCGCGGACGTGCCGAACATCACCTTCACCGGCTACGTCGCCGAGGAGGACGTGCCGCGCGTGTTCAGTGACAGCACGGTCGTGGCCTTCCCGTACAACGCCACGACCGGCAGCAGCGGCGTGCTGCACCAGGCCGGGGAGTTCGGGCGCGGCGCGGTCATGCCGAACATCGGGGACCTCGCGGATCTGATCCAGGACGAGGGCTACCGCGCGGAATTCTTCGAGCCCGAGGACCCCGAGTCCCTGGCGGACGCGCTGTGGCGCGTGCTGAGCGACCCGCGTCAGGCGGCGGCGCTGGGCGACGCGAACTGGCGGGTGGCGTCCAGCCTGCCGCTCTCCGACGTGGCAGACTGGTACCTGCTCCACATTGAAGACCTCACGGGCGCCGCGCCCGGTCCCTCACCCCGCGCCCAGGAGGCCCAGGCATGA
- a CDS encoding STAS domain-containing protein — protein MTRPPTTLDIQVRRDTDDLHLSLSGRLDAHQVPGFLAAAEPLAARTTLDLGGVTFMDSSGLAALVRLVRAARSAGQDLGIVNVQDGVRLAMEITGLYAVLPIR, from the coding sequence ATGACCCGACCCCCCACCACCCTCGACATTCAGGTGCGCCGCGATACGGACGACCTGCACCTGTCACTCAGCGGACGCCTGGACGCGCACCAGGTGCCGGGGTTCCTCGCGGCGGCCGAACCGCTCGCGGCGCGCACGACCCTGGACCTGGGCGGCGTGACGTTCATGGATTCCAGTGGGCTGGCGGCGCTGGTGCGCCTGGTGCGCGCCGCGCGGTCCGCCGGGCAGGACCTCGGGATCGTGAACGTTCAGGACGGCGTGCGGCTGGCCATGGAGATCACGGGCCTGTACGCCGTGCTGCCGATCCGCTGA